One part of the Eucalyptus grandis isolate ANBG69807.140 chromosome 10, ASM1654582v1, whole genome shotgun sequence genome encodes these proteins:
- the LOC120289000 gene encoding thionin-like protein 2 gives MGKMKSVLIICLVLGLFLGKASANFKSCYRWCYIPCILLPRRTSFYCSVNCVNKCLPPSSHSLNDTLSFCELGCAYSLCTNLSSKDDPGEEKVAGCVDSCKRTCTKRMEQAF, from the exons ATGGGCAAAATGAAGTCTGTTTTGATCATTTGTCTGGTGTTGGGGTTGTTTCTTGGGAAGGCTAGCGCCAACTTTAAGTCTTGCTACAGGTGGTGCTACATTCCGTGTATTCTTTTGCCTCGTCGCACTTCGTTCTATTGCTCTGTCAATTGCGTGAATAAGTGTCTGCCTCCCTCTTCACATAGCCTCAATGATACCCTCTCCTTTTGCGAGCTTGGATGCGCCTATTCCTTGTGTACCAACCTCAGTTCCAAGGATGACCCAG GTGAAGAAAAAGTTGCAGGTTGTGTGGATTCTTGCAAGAGGACATGTACCAAGCGAATGGAGCAAGCCTTCTGA
- the LOC104424179 gene encoding uncharacterized protein LOC104424179, whose translation MERVGVAKLAKGVMIIMVLLLVHAAVETEARRKDECFRKCSSRCVGITKPLCLIMCMRACGFPPLMNLDDTCVSGCAESTCNSIGPLDADEAEGCVDACSEKCKIKPSATGMKPCFKRCYFRCVIDPRRSAAECCAKCMKHCAPPSSDSLKDAQYSCILGCAYPSCIAFSSKDEPREEKVAGFVDSCSERCTKHHGEPAI comes from the exons ATGGAGAGAGTTGGTGTGGCGAAATTGGCGAAGGGGGTGATGATCATAATGGTGCTTCTTCTCGTGCATGCTGCTGTTGAGACGGAAGCGAGGAGGAAAGACGAGTGCTTCCGGAAATGTTCTTCCCGTTGCGTCGGCATCACCAAGCCCCTTTGCCTCATCATGTGCATGAGGGCATGTGGATTTCCTCCTCTGATGAACCTCGACGACACTTGCGTCTCCGGCTGTGCTGAATCAACCTGCAACAGCATCGGCCCTCTCG ATGCAGATGAAGCGGAAGGCTGTGTGGATGCATGCTCGGAGAAGTGCAAGATCAAG CCTAGTGCCACCGGCATGAAGCCTTGCTTTAAGCGTTGCTACTTTCGGTGCGTCATTGATCCTCGTCGCAGTGCGGCCGAATGCTGTGCCAAGTGCATGAAGCACTGTGCACCTCCTTCATCAGACAGCCTCAAAGATGCCCAGTACTCTTGCATTCTTGGATGTGCCTACCCCTCGTGTATCGCTTTCAGTTCAAAGGATGAGCCaa GAGAAGAAAAAGTGGCAGGTTTTGTGGATTCTTGCTCGGAGAGATGTACCAAGCATCATGGGGAGCCGGCCATCTGA